One genomic region from Bactrocera tryoni isolate S06 chromosome 3, CSIRO_BtryS06_freeze2, whole genome shotgun sequence encodes:
- the LOC120772548 gene encoding 40S ribosomal protein S18, which translates to MSLVIPDKFQHILRIMNTNIDGKRKVGIAMTAIKGVGRRYSNIVLKKADVDLTKRAGECTEEEVDKIVTIISNPLQYKVPNWFLNRQKDIIDGKYTQLTSSNLDSKLREDLERLKKIRSHRGLRHYWGLRVRGQHTKTTGRRGRTVGVSKKK; encoded by the exons ATG TCGCTTGTGATACCAGATAAGTTCCAACACATTCTTCGTATTATGAATACGAACATCGATGGCAAACGTAAAGTCGGTATTGCCATGACCGCCATCAAGGGTGTGGGTCGCCGTTACTCCAATATTGTTTTGAAGAAGGCCGATGTTGATCTCACCAAACGCGCTGGTGAATGCACTGAGGAGGAG gttgacAAGATTGTCACCATCATTTCCAACCCTCTGCAATACAAAGTGCCCAACTGGTTCCTTAACAGACAAAAGGATATCATTGATGGCAAATACACCCAATTGACATCATCCAATTTGGATTCTAAATTGCGTGAAGATTTGGAACGTTTGAAGAAGATCCGCTCTCACCGTGGTCTTCGTCACTACTGGGGTCTGCGTGTGCGTGGTCAGCACACCAAGACAACCGGTCGTCGCGGACGCACTGTCGGTGTGTCGAAGAAGAAGTAA